One window of the Pieris brassicae chromosome 4, ilPieBrab1.1, whole genome shotgun sequence genome contains the following:
- the LOC123708418 gene encoding activin receptor type-2A-like, with amino-acid sequence MMATKIIFRVSLIVMGIHAAPPADENLPPRPKEGGVTTRFCEFYNNTLPEPCDRTKNDTCIPKIVKEECQPLEADKSNHCFTLWQFDNTTNTATVKVKGCFLDTVACNDRSSNCRLHNMKLPLLHCCCEGDMCNENATYPGLEASMTSQTDIPPERVPASPVPTPDDDTKRVLAYTLTPLFILFAVFVGCYLLYRKRKGGSFAELASGEASLSRPPSAGAGVENDGTSLQGQVTLCEVRARGRFGAVWRAKLGQSDVAVKVFPLQDKQSWLAEQEIYRLPRMDHPDILHYIGVDRTGDNLQAEYWLVTEYHEKGSLCDYLKAHTFTWPEAWRVAASVARGLAHLHEEGSGKPAIAHRDFKSKNVLLKADLSACIADFGLALIFVSGHGCGDAHGQVGTRRYMAPEVLDGAINFTKDAFLRIDMYACALVLWEIVSRCEAAGIDLTAQYRLPLEEEVGSHPGLEEMQETVVQRKMRPHIPPQWRDHPGLAVLCDTMEECWDHDAEARLSASCVLERIVAQRPTTNQPSLTPDTTPLLIHELNDPQPC; translated from the exons ATGATGGccactaaaattatatttcgtgTTTCTTTGATTGTTATGG GAATCCATGCTGCACCACCAGCTGACGAAAACCTACCCCCGCGCCCTAAAGAAGGAGGAGTCACTACACGGTTCTGTGAATTCTACAATAACACTTTACCAGAGCCTTGTGATAGAACAAAGAATGATACATGTATCCCGAAGATAGTCAAGGAAGAATGCCAACCTCTAGAGGCAGATAAAAGCAATCATTGCTTTACACTATGGCAATTTGATAATACAACAAACACGGCCACAGTCAAAGTTAAAGGGTGTTTCCTAGATACTGTTGCATGCAATGACAGATCATCCAACTGCCGTTTGCATAACATGAAATTACCTTTGCTTCATTGTTGCTGTGAAGGTGATATGTGTAATGAGAATGCCACCTACCCAGGCTTAGAGGCTAGTATGACATCACAAACTGATATTCCTCCTGAACGTGTGCCAGCTTCACCTGTACCAACACCTGATGATGATACAAAGAGAGTATTAGCATATACACTAACACCactctttattttgtttgctGTATTTGTGGGATGCTATCTTTTATATAGAAAGCGCAAAGGTGGTTCATTTGCAGAGTTAGCTAGTGGTGAGGCATCATTGTCCCGACCACCTTCAGCCGGGGCTGGAGTGGAAAATGATGGTACCAGTTTGCAAGGACAAGTGACATTATGTGAAGTTAGGGCTCGAGGCAGATTTGGGGCTGTGTGGCGTGCCAAGTTGGGTCAGAGTGACGTAGCTGTTAAAGTCTTCCCATTACAAGACAAGCAATCCTGGTTGGCTGAGCAAGAAATATACAGATTGCCACGTATGGATCATCCagatattttacattacattggTGTTGACAGGACTGGAGATAACTTACAAGCGGAATATTGGCTTGTTACTGAATATCATGAGAAA GGATCCCTATGTGACTACTTAAAAGCGCACACATTCACATGGCCGGAAGCGTGGCGAGTGGCAGCCAGTGTAGCGCGTGGTCTCGCCCATTTACATGAAGAGGGGAGCGGCAAGCCTGCAATAGCACACAGGGACTTCAAATCCAAGAATGTCCTCCTCAAAGCGGATTTAAGCGCTTGCATCGCTGACTTTGGGCTGGCTCTTATATTCGTCTCTGGTCACGGATGTGGGGACGCGCACGGTCAAGTAGGAACACGACGTTATATGGCGCCAGAAGTGCTCGATGGAGCTATTAACTTTACGAAGGACGCCTTCTTAAGAATTGATATGTACGCGTGTGCGCTGGTGCTCTGGGAAATTGTTTCAAG aTGTGAGGCGGCTGGTATTGACCTAACCGCGCAATACCGATTACCTCTGGAAGAGGAAGTGGGTTCGCATCCCGGCCTAGAAGAAATGCAGGAGACAGTCGTTCAAAGGAAAATGCGGCCACACATACCGCCTCAGTGGAGAGATCATCCA GGTTTGGCAGTCCTTTGTGACACAATGGAGGAGTGCTGGGACCACGATGCCGAAGCACGTCTATCAGCGTCATGTGTGCTTGAACGCATCGTCGCTCAGAGACCAACAACGAATCAGCCCTCTCTGACACCCGACACTACCCCACTGCTAATTCACGAGTTGAATGACCCCCAACCCTGCTGA